The Rhodothermales bacterium genome includes a region encoding these proteins:
- a CDS encoding T9SS type A sorting domain-containing protein: MKYATTYLSVALMCLMIASSAHAQQKAGNADMLRALYGTNYEEVLNKYQDDPARLQLAQQDLLSDRYKTASIDLVRSQSALGADDIGRAEAEPNNFFDTADNINDVIALPGRTDEYTGKLVQASLTAGDVDVFRFTVDPTKMYYFASTHSFLTDGTDGLNVSARIFHESDLDTTFVVNAGGVQGNDKMRGDITGREADGRNGSGDFRLTGWTAPIDEATGDPVTGDYYLWIFNDGGDAGTYYITAYAIDIAQFVDKAEPNQTFEDALVNGISLPTDGVIRTYMIYNPDTVRVVSPPVPVQGNSVYPQLLEQGSEDHDHFLVNYEAGKTLIIETVPYFGWYRDNDGAIGPGGSRLDDTLFRIYDADYTTVLFESDDDGREAMDGPNNIHSRVVITPEAMAARGITSDTPIWLDMHAWASTTREPGRNVDNSDPGRFMYDLYATQYSTDPVEVEPNDEVAAAQSIAPRVDTLINAGLSGASDVDMYRVYMHQVRMYSIFTSAAAADLGIEIFREEESADGSSTVLSANLLDAGAIDDMGNDVLVSGFVPEKTGAYLIKLTGAAAGDYKLGVVDKGQIYFGRIANEPDNIAEDALAQEPMGVGAGAAVEAGMIFPANDVDHYYFSADAGFELSLSLTGTNADLINDFNVEMTLFDGTFTELATGTGGITFTIPASGQYIVQVKAVEDGDVGFYNLSGGQPFTETEGNDSFEAANLIALGTIYDASLTSGDVDYFTFVLEAGKLYSFRSLDNNTGGALTVEFFDDVNGTTLLDGSGWVNNYSGDNFKIANIIPRTTKPYYLKISGGVGPYKLTSRINPNYYALQSAGEPNNTPADADANGYYQAFGSDVEYALSQPAHPRFFGDEDWFKVALTAGQVLVAEAKPVSDLWNRDTDTRIVIYGADGATELADDDDGGNDWYSRVSYAAAADGDVYVAVVTSRTPDGADDRSLNRGDYILNIAVSSAEAEPNDSFATANALATGFLDATFETGVDSVDVFSLNLEADHIYNVRTLKTAEGYQGTFVARLFKASDTATNLLDEANTGYNTRASGSNLKLNIIPDETGEYLLEVKGAGSGAYQIGMKGSDITELKTLGEPNNTIAEADAIGTQAFQMPGQVLTSMLYNADFPWEAGDAISARYGDDIDIYKYELVIGDTLIAETSPVGGNLWSRDYDAYMRLLSAAGDTLNTDTAMIVQDDDPDGDDDSGFDWHSRIQFIAEADGPVYVMVHGQDFGSATDRDPSRGEYNLTVTKLDGTPITITDTEDLEQPVAFTLQQNYPNPFNPTTAINYSIPESVDVQLEVYNILGQRVATLVSGFQTSGTHSVQFDASQLASGVYLYRIAAGKYVSVKKMLLVK; encoded by the coding sequence ATGAAATACGCTACCACATACCTGAGCGTGGCCCTGATGTGTCTGATGATTGCCAGCAGCGCGCATGCGCAGCAGAAAGCCGGCAATGCGGACATGCTTCGGGCCCTGTATGGTACCAACTACGAGGAGGTCCTCAACAAATATCAGGACGATCCCGCGCGCCTTCAACTGGCGCAGCAGGACCTTTTGTCCGATCGGTACAAGACCGCCTCGATCGACCTCGTTCGGTCGCAGAGCGCGCTTGGCGCCGATGACATCGGGCGTGCCGAAGCCGAGCCGAACAACTTCTTCGACACGGCCGACAACATCAACGACGTGATCGCCCTGCCGGGACGCACCGACGAATACACCGGCAAGCTCGTTCAGGCGAGCCTTACCGCCGGCGACGTCGATGTCTTCCGGTTTACGGTCGATCCGACGAAGATGTATTACTTTGCCTCGACCCACTCCTTCCTCACCGATGGAACGGACGGGTTGAACGTCAGCGCTCGCATCTTCCACGAGTCCGATCTGGATACAACCTTCGTCGTCAACGCCGGCGGAGTCCAGGGCAATGACAAGATGCGTGGAGACATCACGGGCCGCGAGGCCGATGGCCGCAACGGCTCCGGCGACTTCCGCCTTACCGGCTGGACGGCGCCGATCGATGAGGCTACTGGCGACCCGGTGACGGGCGACTACTACCTCTGGATCTTCAACGACGGCGGTGATGCCGGCACCTACTACATCACGGCCTATGCGATCGATATCGCCCAGTTTGTCGATAAGGCGGAGCCGAACCAGACGTTCGAAGACGCCCTCGTCAACGGCATCTCGCTGCCGACGGATGGTGTCATCCGAACGTACATGATCTACAACCCGGACACCGTCCGTGTTGTCTCTCCTCCCGTCCCCGTCCAGGGCAACAGCGTGTACCCGCAGCTGCTCGAGCAGGGCTCGGAAGACCATGATCACTTCCTGGTCAACTACGAAGCTGGCAAGACGCTGATCATCGAGACCGTGCCGTATTTCGGCTGGTACCGCGATAACGACGGCGCCATCGGCCCCGGCGGTTCGCGCCTGGACGACACGCTCTTCCGGATCTATGACGCCGACTATACCACCGTCCTGTTCGAGTCCGATGACGACGGCCGTGAAGCCATGGACGGACCAAACAACATCCATTCGCGGGTCGTGATCACCCCGGAAGCGATGGCCGCTCGCGGCATCACGTCCGACACGCCGATCTGGCTGGATATGCACGCCTGGGCCTCGACGACCCGCGAGCCCGGTCGAAACGTAGATAACAGCGATCCCGGTCGGTTCATGTACGACTTGTATGCCACGCAGTACAGCACCGACCCGGTGGAAGTAGAGCCCAACGACGAAGTCGCCGCGGCGCAGTCGATCGCCCCGCGCGTCGATACGCTGATCAACGCCGGCCTCTCGGGCGCTTCCGATGTGGACATGTACCGCGTGTATATGCACCAGGTGCGCATGTACTCGATCTTCACGTCGGCCGCTGCGGCGGACCTCGGCATCGAGATCTTCCGTGAGGAAGAATCCGCCGATGGCTCGTCGACCGTGCTGAGCGCGAACCTGCTCGACGCGGGAGCGATCGACGACATGGGCAACGACGTCCTCGTATCCGGATTCGTCCCGGAGAAAACGGGCGCCTACCTCATCAAGCTCACCGGCGCGGCGGCCGGCGACTACAAGCTGGGCGTGGTCGATAAAGGTCAGATCTACTTTGGCCGCATCGCGAACGAACCGGACAACATCGCTGAAGACGCCCTTGCGCAGGAGCCGATGGGTGTTGGCGCCGGCGCCGCCGTCGAGGCCGGGATGATCTTCCCGGCGAACGACGTGGACCACTACTACTTTAGCGCCGATGCCGGCTTCGAACTGAGCCTGTCCCTTACGGGCACCAACGCCGACCTCATCAACGACTTCAATGTCGAGATGACGCTGTTCGACGGTACGTTCACCGAACTCGCCACGGGTACGGGCGGCATTACCTTTACGATTCCGGCCTCGGGCCAGTACATCGTGCAGGTGAAGGCTGTTGAAGATGGAGACGTAGGGTTCTACAACCTCTCCGGCGGCCAGCCCTTCACCGAGACGGAAGGCAATGACAGCTTCGAAGCGGCCAACCTGATCGCGCTGGGCACGATTTACGATGCTTCGCTGACCTCGGGCGACGTGGACTACTTCACGTTCGTGCTCGAAGCCGGCAAGCTCTACTCGTTCCGCTCGTTGGACAACAACACCGGCGGCGCGCTGACGGTCGAGTTCTTCGACGATGTCAACGGCACGACGCTGCTCGACGGCAGTGGCTGGGTGAACAACTACAGCGGCGACAACTTCAAGATCGCCAACATCATCCCGCGCACCACGAAGCCGTACTACCTGAAGATTTCGGGTGGTGTAGGCCCGTACAAGCTGACCTCGCGCATCAACCCGAACTACTACGCGCTCCAGAGCGCCGGCGAGCCGAACAATACGCCCGCCGACGCCGATGCGAATGGCTACTATCAGGCGTTCGGCTCGGATGTCGAATACGCCCTGTCGCAGCCCGCGCATCCTCGCTTCTTTGGGGATGAGGACTGGTTCAAGGTCGCGTTGACCGCCGGCCAGGTGCTCGTTGCTGAAGCCAAGCCCGTGAGCGACCTCTGGAATCGCGATACGGATACACGCATCGTGATCTACGGCGCTGACGGCGCTACGGAGCTGGCCGACGACGACGACGGCGGTAACGACTGGTACTCGCGTGTCAGCTACGCCGCCGCCGCCGATGGCGACGTCTACGTAGCCGTGGTGACCAGCCGTACGCCGGATGGCGCTGACGACCGGAGCCTGAACCGCGGTGACTACATCCTCAACATCGCCGTCTCTTCGGCTGAAGCCGAGCCGAACGATTCGTTCGCTACGGCCAACGCGCTGGCGACGGGCTTCCTGGATGCTACGTTCGAAACCGGCGTCGACTCGGTCGATGTGTTCAGCCTCAACCTCGAGGCCGATCATATCTACAACGTCCGTACCCTGAAGACGGCTGAAGGCTATCAGGGCACGTTCGTCGCTCGCCTGTTCAAAGCCTCCGACACGGCTACGAACCTGCTCGACGAAGCCAACACCGGCTACAACACCCGTGCATCTGGCAGCAACCTCAAGCTCAACATCATCCCAGACGAGACGGGTGAATACCTGCTCGAAGTCAAGGGAGCTGGCTCTGGCGCCTACCAGATCGGGATGAAGGGCAGCGATATCACGGAGCTGAAAACGCTCGGTGAACCAAACAACACCATCGCCGAAGCCGATGCGATCGGGACGCAGGCGTTCCAGATGCCTGGCCAGGTGCTCACGTCGATGCTCTACAACGCGGACTTCCCCTGGGAAGCTGGCGATGCGATCTCGGCGCGGTATGGCGATGACATCGACATCTACAAGTACGAGCTGGTAATCGGCGATACCCTCATCGCCGAAACGTCGCCTGTCGGTGGTAACCTGTGGTCCCGCGACTACGACGCCTATATGCGTCTGCTCAGCGCCGCCGGCGACACGCTGAATACCGACACCGCCATGATCGTCCAGGACGACGACCCGGATGGTGACGACGACAGCGGCTTCGACTGGCACTCCCGCATCCAATTTATTGCGGAAGCGGACGGCCCGGTCTATGTCATGGTGCATGGCCAGGACTTTGGCAGCGCTACGGATCGCGATCCGTCACGCGGCGAATACAACCTGACCGTCACGAAGCTCGACGGTACGCCGATCACGATCACGGATACGGAAGATCTGGAACAGCCGGTTGCTTTCACGCTGCAGCAGAACTACCCGAACCCGTTCAACCCGACGACGGCGATCAACTACTCGATCCCCGAGTCGGTGGACGTGCAGCTCGAGGTGTACAACATCCTCGGTCAGCGCGTCGCCACGCTCGTGAGCGGCTTCCAGACGTCCGGCACGCACAGCGTCCAGTTCGACGCCTCGCAGCTGGCCTCTGGTGTGTACCTGTACCGCATTGCCGCCGGCAAGTACGTCAGCGTCAAGAAGATGCTGCTCGTGAAGTAA
- a CDS encoding PorV/PorQ family protein: MKSNAMRSARLIVGVLLAVSASTAYGQDFVQNVSNNGTVAAAFLEIGVGARAEAMGGAYTAQAGRAEMIYWNPAGLAYVEGVAVSFTHTEWLAETSFDFFSVAAPLPFFSSVIGLSFTSLAVPEQAVRTVEAPEGTGELYDAQDYAVNLSFSAKLIPSFSFGLTGKYISQRIWTERGNQIALDAGVFYQTPLRGLSIGSSISNFGADISLSGKNLNNIIDPDPENVGIENIPVTYKTDGSPLPQIFRFGLSYETPLPGRGNLTTAVDLMHPTGATESMNMGVEYGFNNLIFFRVGYLNRFERNSINGLTFGGGIQYTLKDRSDFVFDYAYSDWGILTKVHRLSLGVYL, translated from the coding sequence ATGAAATCCAATGCGATGCGTAGCGCACGGCTGATCGTCGGAGTACTGCTCGCCGTCAGTGCGTCGACGGCGTACGGTCAGGACTTCGTCCAGAACGTGTCCAACAACGGCACGGTGGCGGCCGCGTTTCTCGAGATCGGCGTCGGGGCCCGGGCCGAGGCCATGGGAGGCGCTTACACGGCGCAGGCCGGCCGCGCCGAAATGATCTACTGGAATCCCGCCGGCCTGGCGTACGTGGAGGGCGTGGCCGTATCGTTCACTCACACCGAGTGGCTGGCGGAGACGTCGTTCGACTTCTTCAGCGTGGCCGCGCCGCTGCCGTTTTTTAGCAGCGTCATCGGCCTCAGCTTTACGTCGCTCGCCGTCCCCGAGCAGGCCGTTCGGACCGTCGAGGCGCCCGAGGGCACGGGTGAACTGTACGACGCGCAGGACTACGCCGTGAACCTCTCGTTCTCCGCGAAGCTCATCCCGTCGTTTTCGTTTGGCCTTACCGGGAAGTATATCAGCCAGCGGATCTGGACGGAGCGGGGCAATCAGATCGCACTGGACGCCGGCGTGTTTTACCAGACGCCGCTCCGCGGGCTGTCCATCGGTTCGAGCATCTCGAATTTCGGAGCGGACATCAGCCTGTCCGGCAAAAACCTCAACAACATCATCGACCCGGATCCGGAAAACGTCGGCATCGAGAACATCCCGGTCACTTACAAGACTGACGGATCCCCGCTGCCGCAGATCTTCCGGTTCGGGCTGTCCTACGAAACCCCGCTCCCCGGGCGCGGTAACCTCACTACCGCCGTCGACCTCATGCACCCTACCGGAGCCACCGAGAGCATGAACATGGGAGTTGAATATGGTTTTAATAACCTTATTTTCTTTCGTGTCGGCTATCTCAACCGGTTCGAGCGGAATTCCATCAACGGTCTTACCTTCGGAGGCGGTATCCAGTACACGCTGAAAGACCGCAGCGACTTTGTGTTTGACTACGCCTACTCGGACTGGGGCATCCTCACTAAAGTGCACCGGCTGAGCCTCGGGGTTTATCTCTAG
- a CDS encoding MFS transporter, producing the protein MTENPRLKRWQTTTMLSLVVGYAGYYFCRSNFSVASPLLLEAFGDQGLDKEMLGLIASVGVFFYAMGKLVNGVLCDFVGGRRMFLFGMAASIGATVLFGAGAGVSVFFVAWSINRLVQSMGWGALVKISSNWFSYKRYGWVMGIMSLSFLFGDAIARLFLGQLIDFGFSWRGVFFASAAVLGVIMVVDYFTLKSSPTDVGLPEVEVNPKNVFGDAGDRERPAGLKALLLPFFQSPAFWLVAFMSFGLTLMREAFNFWTPTYLAEVGRLSPGAAGQMSLFFPLFGGFAVLLTGYMSDKFAGGKRAGIMVLSLIPLVAILLVMGSVTGIENAVLPVIFVSISAFLMLGPYAFLAGAISLDLGGKQGSSTAAGMVDSAGYIGSILSGWGVGAVAQRFGWNAVFILLAIVAFLTALAAILYWRKHEA; encoded by the coding sequence ATGACCGAAAACCCCAGGCTTAAGCGATGGCAGACTACCACGATGCTTTCGCTGGTCGTTGGCTACGCCGGCTACTACTTCTGCCGCTCCAACTTCTCCGTCGCGTCTCCGTTATTGCTGGAGGCGTTTGGCGATCAGGGGCTGGATAAGGAGATGCTGGGCCTCATCGCCTCGGTGGGAGTGTTTTTCTACGCGATGGGCAAACTCGTCAACGGGGTGTTGTGCGATTTCGTCGGTGGCCGGCGGATGTTCCTCTTCGGGATGGCGGCCTCGATCGGAGCGACGGTGTTGTTTGGGGCCGGCGCGGGGGTATCGGTCTTTTTTGTGGCCTGGTCCATCAACCGGCTCGTGCAGTCGATGGGGTGGGGGGCGCTGGTCAAGATCTCCTCCAACTGGTTTTCGTACAAGCGCTACGGCTGGGTGATGGGGATCATGAGCCTCAGCTTTCTGTTTGGCGATGCCATCGCGCGGCTGTTTCTGGGGCAGTTGATCGACTTCGGGTTTTCGTGGCGCGGCGTCTTTTTCGCCTCGGCGGCCGTGCTGGGAGTGATCATGGTGGTGGATTATTTCACCCTGAAGAGCAGCCCCACGGATGTCGGGCTCCCGGAGGTGGAGGTGAACCCCAAGAATGTGTTTGGCGATGCCGGGGACCGGGAGCGGCCGGCCGGCCTCAAGGCCCTGCTGCTGCCGTTTTTCCAGAGCCCCGCCTTCTGGCTCGTCGCGTTTATGTCCTTCGGCCTCACGCTCATGCGCGAGGCCTTTAATTTTTGGACCCCCACCTACCTCGCCGAGGTAGGCCGCCTCTCGCCGGGCGCCGCCGGCCAGATGAGCCTCTTTTTCCCGCTCTTCGGCGGCTTCGCGGTGTTGTTGACCGGGTATATGTCGGATAAATTCGCGGGCGGCAAACGCGCCGGCATCATGGTGCTGTCGCTCATCCCGCTCGTGGCCATCCTGCTCGTCATGGGCAGCGTCACCGGCATCGAAAACGCCGTCCTTCCCGTCATCTTTGTGTCGATTTCCGCCTTCCTGATGCTCGGGCCGTACGCCTTCCTCGCCGGCGCGATCTCGCTGGACCTCGGAGGCAAGCAGGGCAGTTCGACGGCCGCCGGCATGGTCGACAGCGCCGGCTACATCGGCAGCATCCTCTCCGGCTGGGGCGTCGGTGCCGTCGCCCAACGGTTCGGCTGGAACGCCGTCTTTATCTTACTCGCCATCGTCGCCTTCCTCACCGCCCTCGCGGCCATACTCTACTGGCGCAAGCATGAAGCATGA